The proteins below are encoded in one region of Brachionichthys hirsutus isolate HB-005 chromosome 12, CSIRO-AGI_Bhir_v1, whole genome shotgun sequence:
- the LOC137902136 gene encoding gamma-crystallin M3-like produces MTMGKIIFYEDRNFQGRSYETSSDCADMSSYLSRCHSCRVESGCFMVYDRTNYMGNQFFVRRGEYSDYQRMGMSDCIRSCRTIPMHRGQFRMRIYERENFGGTMHELMDDCDNMMDRYRMSDCQSCHVMDGHWLMYEQPNYRGRMMYMRPGEYRSFRDTGYSGTRFMSMRRIMDSCY; encoded by the exons ATGACCATGGGCAAG ATCATCTTCTACGAGGACCGGAACTTCCAGGGTCGTTCCTATGAGACCAGCAGCGACTGTGCCGACATGTCCTCCTACCTGAGCAGGTGTCACTCCTGCAGGGTGGAGAGCGGCTGCTTCATGGTCTACGACCGCACGAACTACATGGGAAACCAGTTCTTTGTCAGGAGAGGAGAGTACTCTGACTACCAGCGCATGGGCATGAGCGATTGCATCAGGTCTTGCCGCACGATCCCCATG CACAGAGGTCAGTTCAGGATGAGGATCTACGAGAGGGAGAACTTCGGTGGTACGATGCACGAGCTGATGGACGACTGCGACAACATGATGGACCGCTACCGTATGTCCGACTGCCAGTCCTGCCACGTGATGGACGGCCACTGGCTGATGTACGAGCAGCCCAACTACAGAGGCAGGATGATGTACATGAGGCCCGGAGAGTACAGGAGCTTCCGGGACACGGGATACAGCGGCACGAGGTTCATGAGCATGAGGCGCATCATGGATTCTTGTTATTAA
- the LOC137902041 gene encoding gamma-crystallin M3-like: MTTTDMSMGKITFYEDRNFQGRSYECMSDCSDMTSYLSRCHSCRVENGCFMVYDRPNYMGSQYFMRRGEYADYTNMMGMSGGIRSCRMIPMYRGQFRMKIYERENFGGTGHELMEDCESIMDRYRMSDCQSSNVMDGHWLMYEQPNYRGRMMYMRPGEYRSFRDTGMSGTRFMSMKRIMDMC; this comes from the exons ATGACCACCACTGACATGAGCATGGGCAAG ATCACCTTCTACGAGGACAGGAACTTCCAGGGTCGCTCCTATGAGTGCATGAGCGACTGTTCCGACATGACCTCCTACCTCAGCAGGTGTCACTCCTGCAGGGTGGAGAACGGCTGCTTCATGGTCTACGACCGCCCCAACTACATGGGAAGCCAGTACTTCATGAGGAGGGGCGAGTACGCCGACTACACGAACATGATGGGGATGAGCGGTGGCATCAGGTCTTGCCGTATGATCCCCATG TACAGAGGTCAGTTCAGGATGAAGATCTACGAGAGGGAGAACTTCGGTGGTACCGGGCACGAGCTGATGGAGGACTGCGAGAGCATCATGGACCGCTACCGTATGTCCGACTGCCAGTCCAGCAACGTGATGGACGGCCACTGGCTGATGTACGAGCAGCCCAACTACAGAGGCAGGATGATGTACATGAGGCCCGGAGAGTACAGGAGCTTCCGGGACACGGGCATGAGCGGCACGAGGTTCATGAGCATGAAGCGCATCATGGACATGTGttag
- the LOC137902040 gene encoding gamma-crystallin M3-like, with the protein MGKITFYEDRNFQGRSYECMSDCSDMTSYLSRCHSCRVESGCFMVYDRPNYMGNQYFMRRGEYADYTNMMGMSGGIRSCRMIPMHRGQFRMRIYERENFGGTTHELMDDCDNIMDRYRMSDCQSSNVMDGHWLMYEQPNYRGRMMYMRPGEYRSFRDMGYSGTRFMSMRRIMDMC; encoded by the exons ATGGGCAAG ATCACCTTCTACGAGGACAGGAACTTCCAGGGTCGCTCCTATGAGTGCATGAGCGACTGTTCCGACATGACCTCCTACCTGAGCAGGTGTCACTCCTGCAGGGTGGAGAGCGGCTGCTTCATGGTCTACGACCGCCCCAACTACATGGGAAACCAGTACTTCATGAGGAGGGGCGAGTACGCCGACTACACGAACATGATGGGGATGAGCGGTGGCATCAGGTCTTGCCGTATGATCCCCATG CACAGAGGCCAGTTCAGGATGAGGATCTACGAGAGGGAGAACTTCGGTGGCACGACGCACGAGCTGATGGACGACTGCGACAACATCATGGACCGCTACCGTATGTCCGACTGCCAGTCCAGCAACGTGATGGACGGCCACTGGCTGATGTACGAGCAGCCCAACTACAGGGGCAGGATGATGTACATGAGGCCCGGAGAGTACAGGAGCTTCCGGGACATGGGATACAGCGGCACCAGGTTCATGAGCATGAGGCGCATCATGGACATGTGCTAA
- the LOC137902024 gene encoding gamma-crystallin M3-like has translation MTMGRIIFYEEKNFQGRHYETSSDCPELTSYLSRCHSCRVESGCFMVYDRPNYMGNQFFMRRGEYGDYMNMMGMSDCIRSCRMIPMHRGQFRMKIYERENFGGTTHELMDDCDNMMDRYRMSDCQSCQVMDGHWLMYEQPNYRGRMMYMRPGEYRSFRDMGYSGTRFMSMRRIKDSCY, from the exons ATGACCATGGGCAGG ATTATCTTCTACGAGGAGAAGAACTTCCAGGGCCGTCACTATGAGACCAGCAGCGACTGCCCGGAGCTGACCTCCTACCTGAGCAGGTGTCACTCCTGCAGGGTGGAGAGCGGCTGCTTCATGGTCTACGACCGCCCCAACTACATGGGAAACCAGTTTTTCATGAGACGGGGCGAGTACGGCGACTACATGAACATGATGGGAATGTCCGACTGCATCAGGTCTTGCCGAATGATCCCCATG CACAGAGGTCAGTTCAGGATGAAGATCTACGAGAGGGAGAACTTTGGTGGCACAACGCACGAGCTGATGGACGACTGCGATAACATGATGGACCGCTACCGTATGTCCGACTGCCAGTCCTGCCAGGTGATGGACGGCCACTGGCTGATGTACGAGCAGCCCAACTACAGAGGCAGGATGATGTACATGAGGCCCGGAGAGTACAGGAGCTTCCGGGACATGGGATACAGCGGCACGAGGTTCATGAGCATGAGGCGCATCAAGGACTCCTGCTATTAA
- the LOC137902023 gene encoding gamma-crystallin M3-like has protein sequence MTLQSLVSKVTFYEDRNFQGRSYECSSDCSDMTSYLNRCASCRVENGCFMVYDRPNYMGSQYFLRRGEYSDYTSFGMSDSIRSCRLIPQHRGSYRMKIYERENFQGQSHELMEDCNNIQDRYRMSDCQSSNVMDGHWLMYEQPNYRGRMMYMRPGEYRSFRDTGVSGTRFSSIRRIAESC, from the exons GTCACCTTCTACGAGGACAGGAACTTCCAGGGTCGCTCCTATGAGTGCAGCAGCGACTGCTCCGACATGACCTCCTACCTGAACAGGTGTGCATCCTGCAGGGTGGAGAACGGCTGCTTCATGGTCTACGACCGCCCCAACTACATGGGAAGCCAGTACTTCCTGAGGAGAGGGGAGTACTCCGACTACACGTCATTCGGCATGAGTGACTCCATCCGATCTTGCCGTTTGATTCCCCAG CACAGAGGCTCCTACAGGATGAAGATCTACGAGAGGGAGAACTTCCAGGGCCAGAGTCACGAGCTGATGGAGGACTGCAACAACATCCAGGACCGCTACCGTATGTCCGACTGCCAGTCCAGCAACGTGATGGACGGCCACTGGCTGATGTACGAGCAGCCCAACTACAGAGGCAGGATGATGTACATGAGGCCCGGAGAGTACAGGAGCTTCCGGGACACGGGCGTGAGTGGCACCAGGTTCAGCTCCATCAGGCGTATCGCAGAGTCCTGCTGA